From one Melioribacteraceae bacterium genomic stretch:
- a CDS encoding HNH endonuclease: MSYESNMLAKLRMPSRSEVEKNLLIILVEHNGTIKEFGTGEEIVTKIADTFNLNTEQRKSYLETIYRKENRLKKSNLWHRLLFRAADNLAKRELITRPTKTYQLTNKKEWMLTEAGYNKALALLNIPKEQKNKLFIKSFEVEEVAKKIRVTEKPQKYIPFSSNSNKKQTTRLMNIRSRGFRQAIIEAYDFKCAICGLKIYSPNKYQWEVEAAHIIPHSKNGKDDIWNGLSLCRFHHWAFDVGWYGIDPELRIVTSRFVHNLPNDMGKQWNYDLINYPTNKNIKLFLPSDKSQWPDFLALQWHMENILQKG; the protein is encoded by the coding sequence ATGAGTTATGAAAGCAATATGTTAGCCAAACTTCGGATGCCTTCTCGAAGTGAAGTTGAAAAGAATTTGTTAATAATACTCGTTGAACATAATGGGACAATTAAAGAGTTTGGAACTGGCGAGGAGATAGTTACAAAAATTGCAGATACGTTTAATTTAAATACGGAGCAAAGGAAATCCTATTTAGAAACTATCTATCGAAAAGAAAATCGACTTAAAAAGTCGAATCTATGGCATCGTTTATTATTTAGAGCAGCTGACAACTTAGCAAAAAGAGAACTAATAACTCGTCCGACGAAAACATATCAATTGACAAATAAAAAAGAATGGATGCTTACTGAAGCCGGTTACAATAAGGCTTTGGCTTTATTAAATATCCCGAAAGAGCAAAAAAATAAACTCTTTATTAAATCTTTTGAGGTGGAAGAAGTAGCTAAAAAAATTAGAGTAACCGAAAAACCCCAAAAGTATATCCCCTTCTCAAGTAATTCGAATAAAAAACAGACCACTAGATTAATGAATATTCGTTCAAGAGGTTTTAGACAAGCAATCATAGAGGCTTATGATTTTAAATGTGCTATCTGTGGATTGAAAATTTATTCTCCCAACAAATATCAATGGGAAGTTGAAGCAGCGCATATTATTCCACACAGCAAAAATGGTAAAGATGATATATGGAATGGTCTTAGTTTATGTCGATTTCATCATTGGGCATTCGATGTTGGATGGTATGGGATTGACCCTGAATTACGGATTGTGACATCTAGATTTGTGCATAATCTGCCGAACGATATGGGTAAACAGTGGAATTATGATTTAATAAACTACCCAACAAATAAGAATATTAAGCTTTTTTTACCATCAGATAAAAGTCAATGGCCAGACTTCCTAGCTTTACAATGGCATATGGAAAACATTCTACAAAAAGGTTAA
- a CDS encoding co-chaperone GroES family protein, with protein sequence MVKTERIIVVGDRVLIKPESDLEKTRSGLYLPPGVTEKEKVQGGYIIKVGPGYPIPATTDETEVWKEKETKYIPLQAKEGDFALFLRRDAIDIELDKQKMVIVSQSAILLLLRDEELLM encoded by the coding sequence ATGGTAAAAACAGAAAGAATAATTGTAGTCGGTGACAGAGTTTTAATTAAACCGGAAAGTGATCTTGAAAAAACTAGAAGCGGATTATATCTTCCTCCTGGAGTAACGGAAAAAGAAAAAGTACAAGGTGGATATATTATTAAAGTTGGTCCTGGTTATCCAATCCCCGCAACGACAGATGAAACAGAAGTTTGGAAAGAAAAAGAGACAAAATATATTCCGCTACAAGCAAAGGAAGGTGACTTTGCATTATTCTTAAGACGCGATGCAATTGATATTGAACTTGATAAACAAAAAATGGTGATTGTAAGTCAATCGGCAATTTTATTATTGCTTCGTGATGAAGAACTATTAATGTAA